GCGAAAGCGAATTAAAGTCTAGGCTTTTAGAAGTTCACAAAAGAAACGAGAGAAGAGCtcaagtaatataaaagttctcattttatcgtaataacgcaTATTGTTCTCCTGTCGAGGCTTTCGCACTGCGTGCCTACCGGAACGTTTCTTTGTTGTACTTTACCACTACGTATGTGTATTCCGCTAATTCGCGATACGTGGCTGGCGAACCTTGGGCGTTAGTGTCATTGGGCGTGTTGTTACGCATTCGTCGGTTCGAACTCGCCGATGAATAATGAATGGCAGGCATAACGTGGTCGGCATTAGGAACGCGACGGGCATTAGGCACTTAGAAAATGAAAGTTAGGAAAGTCTAACGCGGTTAATGCGGAAGCGAAGAGGAAAACGCGCCCGTCTCGATCTCGTTGACCGAATAGAGGACGTCGGAGAACGCTAAAAGAAACTGGAATCGCCATTTGCATTTGCTGCCGCATATCTTCATCCTTTGCTTACGCGGGAAACTTACATGACTTACTTACatcattattaattcgttaatttattgttaaaaaacatttacattCAGCGTTTTGTATATCGGACATCTTTATTTGTGTATCGAACGACAGCGCGTTAttgattaattgtttaattgctgtaaattaatatcatttattcatttcgtgataatttaaacaatctataatttatgttagattttaaaatatttataatcttatatattatttgatgcGTGCAATGTATTACTGCGTACTTTTTTATatgctttttatattatacggcggataaaatcataaatagaACTCTATGTTGAATTCTAATACGATTTATAGATTAATTGAAGTTAGAGTATGtcttataatgtaattatcgATGCAATGCATTTCGCGCGGAACGATTCCAATCGTGTATCGCGGCGTGATTGAATCGAATCACGTATCGGGCGCGATCGCGGCTATCTAACGATCGGTAGACCGAACGATCGTCGATAAACCTCCGACTAACTGCGCTGCTAATGTATGTGCTGCAGGATTTTTTCGTCACGCGTCTTCCTCGTTTGTCTTCGTCCGATCTCCTAGGAGAGAAAAGCGACCGCCATTTGGCCATCGATCAGGTTCGAATAGCAGCGAAAGTGTATCGGTTCATAGAATCGCTCCTCTTCTTCGTTCGGGCGATGCGTCACATCGATGCTGATGCCCTATAAATACATATGGGGGTCACGATTCCGGAGCGAACTCAGTTTTTCGTCGGCGTTGCGACCGGTAACTGGAACCCTTGAGCGACCCATCATGAGGCTCCTCCTGGTACCAGCGCGAATTCTCGCTTTTGTTTTATTGCCATCAATCGCGTTTGACGTAATTCGCATCGACGTAATTTACATTCGGATGCACCGCGGCGAAAGATGGAGAACGTTGATTTAGTGAATCGTTTGTGCATCGTTTGTGAATTGCAATAAACGATTGTGCATCGTTTCTAATACTCCGTGCGATCTAAAAAGATCTAAAAactaattgtaatttaatattgtattaaaaaacgttaaaGTAATTGAAGTGAAACGAAATTATGAGTAAAATCTTGTTTAAAACTtgtaattatagatatataatcaGATTTTTAGTTTCCAAAGGATCATTAagttcgaaaaaattttatagtttttggCATTGTTGATTAAATTGCCGTTAGATACAACATCtcatataacaaatttatttcaaatcaaCCTTCCGAGAGTTTTCTCTGTAAGAACGTAATTCAGTCGACTTGACATCTCGTCGTTATGTTTTTACAGGTAATAATGTTGGTGTTGGCCAGCAGTGCAGCCATTATTGTTGACAAGAATTCAGAGCAACAAAGCACTTTCGTAAAAGCGAAGAAACACGGGAAAAGAGGTCTAGACGGCTTAGGATATGGTCTGCCTGAGTATCAGGAACATGTGTACGGTCCAGCGTCGGCACCACCGCCCCCGCCGATTTATGAAATTCCAGCCCCAGACGCTGGGCACCCGCTACCGGAACCGCCACCCCCCGTCGTTGGACATCCAGTTGGTGAGTAAACTCTTATTGAttttacctatttttattttattgatttttttactttaataattttaaatttattttgaaattgaagTATATTGATACAAATAACTTAAttccttaatattaaaacgtaCTTTAGCTAGAAGGAAACGCTCATAAATTGCCTTTTAGCTTTACGTGataaagaagagaaatatcattttatttagtGGCTTTGGACTTTATTCGTTACATAAAACTAGATCGAAATTATCTCAATTGTTTAAATTGTATCAATGGATGCGTCTGTGAACAACATCTCTGTACTCTTTCAGCGGCAGTGCCTGTGCCCGTGCCCGTAGCGGTGCCGGTCACCAAGCACGTACCGATCGCTATACCCGTGCCGATTCACGTCGATCGCGCTGTGCCGGTGGCGGTGCCGGTGCCGAAACCGTATCCCGTCACCGTGGAGAAGATCGTTCACGTGGACCGGCCGGTGCATGTTCCGATCGATCGGCCGGTGCATGTCCCAGTGCCAGTACCGAAACCGTATCCTGTCGCTTTCGAGAAAATCGTGCATGTAGACCGACCCGTACACGTGGCTGTGCCTGTGCACGTGCCGAAACCGTACCCAGTACCGGTCGCTATACACGCGCATTACAAGTCACATTACGGTTGGTAGCGCACTGCCATAGCGCACTACTCATCGAGCTCCGTTTTAATACAGTAGCGATGGTGTATTTTCGCTAATATCATAACTTAACATGtccttatattattataatttttataataatataagtgcAATCACTTTATTACTGTTATAGATTTATTCTTGATACTTAATTATTCgctaattattcttataagtATCTCTTGATACTTAATTATTCATTgattattcataattaatctTGCCTGACTGAAATGTTTGAAATTGATTATTGCGCGTCAGTGAGTGTTTGCATGTGTCTGTCTTTTTTTAACGATATCTTAAGATACTTTTCGGATACGTGTACCTTGCTAgggttcttttattttttgctcattgatacaaattttgtgtaaaaatagagaagtcgaataaatattcttctaccGAAATCTGTCTTCTGAGCAACCTTGAGAATAATATCGCTATCACCGTATGAATGGCGTGAACTTGTTCTATTAGTAAGAATCTTTATCATGACTAATGCAGTAATAATATCGTGAGGTAGTTACAAGGTGAGAACcaatttatttatgcatttatatacctataaagaaaaaagtttaaacTATGCAGCGACGGCGTGTCCTTGATCTTTAACGATATCAATGatctgttaaattaaattaaactatacattttattatattttgtaattaatatatacgagtattttattaatatagctttaaaatatcaacaatgtaattttttttcaggcTTCATCAAAGCCAGAATAAGAACATACGAAATCATACGAAAAACAATTACTCATGAGATACTTATCACATTAATCTACagagatatatattactttttaatcgtattaatataaatattacaattaaaatatacatgtttgacaaataatttttgttcagAACGATAATTATACAGATGAGTATATAATACGCAGGTTGTATATTTAACTTTACAGAGCTTATCAAAATCGAAAGACTAAGTCGTGATGTGTCAGTAATCACGTGTGCGTAATTAcctgaaaaataataactttgaGGTCAATAAAATAGTGAAAAATGTAGGAAAATATCTCCCTAAAGATGCGAAAAGCATAACGATGAAAAATTTGACATACTGCATTGTCTGGTAACTTCATTATCACGTTGGAGGGAGGTTTCAACGGCCAATGATATACCATCGCGTGTCCTCTTACCTGTGCTTGCGCATCGAGCGATACGGTGCGGAAAATGTCGTCCCTACCTCCCACGATCGGAAAAGTGTACCGATGGAAGCGACAGGGAAAGGTCGCGTTTTCCACGTAGCGGCTCTCTCATGCATTGTTGACGAGCGAATTGCTAGGCGAGGCGTCGTACGCTACCACCGCTCGTGTTAAGAAGCATATATAATCCTATACTTTCGTCTATAGGTCCGAGAACTACATTTCACTAACTACCGAAGAATCCGCGAATTTCCAACTCCGATCGATTCTATGATTGACAGATACCTTTtgatgtaaattaataataaatgaaataattgaaagataCCAGTCTGTACTTTTCTGAATAATGACATAATTTGTGCCTTCAATAATCATACTGATTAATTCTAATTGACATCAAAtgtaagaaaagataaaaaaaaaggaaataattacattttcttgtAATAACTTATACtcggaaaaaattattgtttaatgcTGTTACTACATATTGTTCAGCAAGTAGATTACAACAGAAATAAACAGGCAGCGTTAGAAGGTTGCTATACACGATCTCGATATATCAGCGTGTGAACAAACGCGACGGTTTCCTGGTTATCGACTATCATTCACACCGATTACTCCGCAAATGAAACGAGAAAACACGTGGACGCGTTCTCGCCCTATGTCATCCGGGAAAAGGCTCATGTCATCCATCAGATCACTATGCTATCCGAAAGAAACCCGTAACCCCGTTACGGTGAACCGCTATCTTTCTGCCATCGTAGCTCTCAGTATCCGTTTAGCGAGGTAGATACGCggattttctctctttcgataAGGAACGCGAGTGCTTCACCTCTGCGAAGAAAGATTCTAGTCGCGATCGTACACGTTGGTGCtcaattttccacgcgaaaaaTTTGGCGGTTGTTCGTAGTCGCACAAAGAAGCATTCGCTGATCGGAATTTTACAGTGTAATAAGATAATCGAGTGTAGTTTATTtcttcgtaatttatttatttacgcatGACGTGATTCACAGTGTTGAGAGAATTGATTTCTCGATTCAGTTCCTGAATTTCTATGATAGACATAGACATATGACGTTATTTAGtttgtgatttaattatatacgttaATTATATACGTGTTGTTTAAATGTTCAAACGACTTGAAGCTAAAAATAGAGGTATGAAACTAAAAGATGGAACagaatgtgaaaaaataaaaaataaaattgtattatcttATAACTGTACTGTCTTATaacattattcttttcttacgttgattattaatattcaaaaatgaatattaccTAACAAGCATCGAACTTTGTTCTTTTCGCAGacagttttaatttcttctttttttatgatggctctaataataatacagcatgttgataaattttaccactgtataggaaaataataatttatatcgaaacTATTGTTTTCTTCCCTTTCTGTATGTATATCAGTGAACTAatgtttttctaaatgttAGGTGTTACACAAAGTGCAAGTTAATTGCTAATATTACTTCGCAATGTTGTGTCATACAACATACTAAACCTTAATTGCGACTTCCTTAGAAGAAGTGGTTTATCTTTAGATTCTTGTCTTACGTACGAGCATCggttttcttttatatgtatatagtaatttattttaatgggACCTCGGTTACGGTAACTACGTCTACGATAGACGTaagtaataatgtataaaagtttCTCGTAGCAAGTGCTATAGGGTATCTATAGCAAGCtcatatttaattgattcttCGGCGCCTTTTGCGCGCTCGATAGGCGTTACACTTGACACCAAAGGCGTGGATCCATAACACTGACTTAAAGTCGACTTAAACATTGCCGTCGCGATCGAAGAAAATGAACTCGGGGTATCAATAGGAAACCGCGTACAAAAGagattatactttaaaaataaaattatttttgtcttttgtcggttattttattaaaatttttaaattttttttatgttaattccttaaatatatttttaatttactttagccgaatgataaattaaaataaattatatattttttatttatttattttttttattaattcacgCCATCTAAAATGTGTAACTGTAGTTGACTCCTTACATTTTGTTTAGGAatgtttgaatattatttgctTTGATAgtgtttatttctttatttacagTTCCGATATGATAAACACTTTGTATCTAGTTATGTTAAACCTTTTGTAGTTACAAAACTAGAGGAATGTATAGCGAGATATGTACTTCCCATTGAACTACATCTAAGCTACGTCAGAGCTGTGTGCGCACACAATCGATAGATAATAATAGACAAATTATTcagtaaaatttgaataatatgtttttgtacatattataaataagcaaaaatatgtgttataaaaactatttcctttaaaatttttatagaatcaattgttaacaaaatttaatatttttaaaatgtgcctgatagaagtaaaatatttttaatttaagtgatatgattatttttatgttatttaaaaaattaattatgtaaatgcgtaattctttaaaatttacaattacacTTTGTTACATTTTGGACTAGAAAACTCTTTTGACAAATCATTACTTTGACAGTGTTGGCTTAATATTTCATGAATCTTTAAGGGATTTAAATtgagattaatttaaattgagtAGATAGAAAGATTTTCAGAAATgtggtataatttttttatttcccaatttatataaaaatatagatattaatgatagatattatataatattaaaagtttagatttttttatgttttttaatattagcacagttctataatatattgttcttATGAATTctattgagaaaaaatttgttgaaatcCTATACTGCTGATCCTactagggtaaactcgggtatgATGGCCATACGGAAAAGATGGCCCATGGCTGTAATTTCTCCAATAATGGCTAAACAATGCATTTTTGTAGTCAttctcaaaataatcaatatttacagTAGTTTATGTGCGTACACTAtttgaaataacaatattatgaatattatatatattttactttcgacTGCCTGCAAAGTTTTTCATGTGTCCGCTAAAAGCtgctataacattaaataaattatagttaaGCTGCCATAATCAACGTTACACACATAATTAAgctatgtaaattgtaatttgacctataatttgtatttctatttttcactatttatttaaaaatactatggTTATCTTTTCTATGGCCATCTTTTCCTTAAAAGTCAGATAAGATGGCCAATGCATACGTTGTAAtactttgataatataaaatttatgttaagtgttttcttcttaatttcgataattttacGTACTTTAAGCTTCAGTGAAGGAATATACCAAAcactgttaaaatataacaaaaataaatgtatgtttattgcattttaaaaaactatggcgatcttacccgagtttaccctactGCTTGAAGTGTATATGTCTGTTTTggatattacaaatttatatttcagattttctaTGTTATTCTTTAAAGATACAAGCTGCTACCATCTTGAAAGCATTAGGTAATAATTCTTCGTTGCACATCtgatttcttataaataattattttatttgttttttttaagctgATAAATACAAATGTCATATGGAGGAAACCTTTTTGAAAAGCTCTCTTGAAAAGCTATTCTTATCGCAATTCAATAAACCTACTCAAAAGCTACTGATCGCGCAGTCGCAACATACCCGATGTCGTCGAATCACAGTCAATGGACAAACAAAGATGCGTATGTGTATGTGAGAACGTGTGAATACGAGAGTAGCTCCGGGGGTGCGGGTAGCTTGCCGATGAGAATTGCTAAGGAGGACCGATAACAAGAAGACGTCCGAGGTTGGAGCGCAAGACATCGACGGAAGTGGACATTCGCACATCGACAATCTTTTTGAAGAATTTCCTCAGGTGTGCCACAGAAGCCTCACGAGGAcagaattttaagaaaaagggAGCGCAAAatctaaaattcaaaaaatcgCGTAGAAGATTTGTCAATTATCAATTGTTCTGAGAACACAGGATCTTGATAATTTTGGAGATCAAAAACTTCGTAGATACttataaaaatcgaaaattttacGAACATCAgaattctatcaatttaaaattattatctgcaaaaaaatatcgaagaaTCCGTTAACTCTGAAAACTTAGGATCTTGTTAATTTTAgagatttattttgtaaattttaagaatcaAGATTTTGTCAAATTTGGTAATCGAGAAATTTGTCTGTTTTGAAAGTCAAGATGTCGGCGCAGCGAATGAGCgcttttcaagaatttttcaaaagacTGGAAAACAACGCGCGTCGTGTTTTATATCGAATAGACGACGCGATGCATAATCCGAATCTGAGGCGTTTATTATCCTTTTTCACGATCGGAAAGATTCTCAACATCGTGCTACACGTTATTGACGAATACAAGGTGCCAATTTGCTGTTGAAATCATTCCAAGGCAAGAAATTTAATTCAGTTTGTGTGATGTGTTCTCAGAAAAATATGGTGTCTGTGAAAAGACTGGGACTCGCCGGGTCCTGCACGTTCTCTATCGGGCTTATCAGTTATAGTCTAGGATTTCCTTCTATGCTGAAGTCGCAAGTTAAATCTGTAAGTAATGATTAATACGTCAGTATCCTCGATCTAGCAAGCTCTATCCGAAATATTGAAATCAGAATTGCAAAAAGACAATTCTTGCAATACTTggatttactataaaattaatttcaaaattgtaaatgttTTGATAATAAAGTCTTTTTTGactaattttaaatgaattttgcTATGTATagattgtttatttttatttgaagattactaatataataattactgatacttatcaataattatttaatgctaGAAACAAAAATGTTGCTGTAGTGATCTGTCAAATTTTGTTCGAATATcaaatttaagagaaaaaagtcTAGTTCGTATCAAGCTATACTGTATTTCACAAAATTTACAGCAAATTAGACTGAAGAAAGGAAGCGAAATACGTGATTTCTGGGAGAAACTTCCGCAGCCgctagattttaatatttatgtcttCAATGTAACAAATCCCACTGAGATTGCATCAGGATCGAAACCGATTGTCCAAGAAATAGGACCTTTTCACTACGAGTGAgtaatctcttttttatacGACACTATAACTTAATTTACGATTACCGAGGCGATTTGTTACTTGTTCTAAAAATAGTGCGATTTTTGAATCtctcaacataaaaaaataacatatatgagCAAATTTTTctgtacatatttaaaattttgaaaaaatttgggAAGTATACTTAACTTGTCTGTTTTAGAAGCAAAATTGTTcgcttattattaaataatttacatatgcagtagatataaataacatgtagaagtacaataaaaattgacgaacaTCAATCTGATTTCCAGTTTGTATCGGGACAAGGAGAACATTGTGGACCGAGAAGAAGACGATACTGCTGAGTACAGTTTGCGACAAGTTTGGTACTTCAATCAGGAGAAGAGCATCATGTCGGAGGAAGCGGAAATTTACACGTTTCATCCAATCATGATAGCGGTAACTCTGATCGCTCAAAGAGATAAGCCATCCGCGATGGGAGTAATTAGTACGTATTTACAATGTGCGAAAGAATAAATACACGTACAcggcatatttttatatcaaagaaATGTCTACttcaatgtaatatttaattaacgcgTAGATATTCAGTTCACGCCCAGGTAGCAGAATGACGtcaaatgatatattaattccgtcttaatgacgtcctctaacgtcattaagacgtctttagacGTTATTTTGCTACCTGGGCGCGATTTTGTCAATTTTGAATATCAAGTCTCacgtcaattttataaatcaaggATCTCGTTGATTTTGAAAATCGAAAGTGTATTAATTTTGGAAACTTTTACCGTTcggcttttttattattatcaattcaATCCACGTACATGTATAGTTACTTCAAAATACATGatatcatataatatgtacatgtTATACCGTatgcttttttctttctctcacttaaaattttacataatgcaAACTAAATCTCTATTCTCTTACATTATTGATATCTCTCTAGGCAAAGCGCTGGACAGTGTTTTCAAGAAACCCCAGTCGATATTTATCAAAACCTCCGTGAAAGATTTGTTCTTTAACGGTATACGTTTCGACTGCACGGATATAACAGATTTCGCTGGATCTGCAGTGTGCAACGAGTTGAAAGAAAGGGAACATATATTAATCCGAGAGGAGGGTTTACGTTTCAGATATGGGTTTCTCGCTAAGGTAATGTTCTTGCATTATTTACGCAAATATTACGACTTTCTTGCGCTattgtgtttttatattgacaAAGAAAAGTGCTCGTTTgtccttaaaaatattatctatctTACATGAAATCTTATATgaagtgatatttttatacacatttttaatatattattttaattgcacaaAACGCATTAATATCATTgttgtcaaaattattaaaataaaattaaataatttttagtatttagGATGTACAGGTTGATTTAAATTCGGGcgagattaaatttatttggacggaattattatattttttattccggattaaatctaaaaaaaatataacatttttatattttgaaaatgctATCTGTGCCTTTTAGACAAATGGGAGCCTTTTGCCAGAACGCATAAGAGTATATcgcggaattaaaaattacaaagacGTGGGTCGTGTATTGTCGGTAGGAAATGAAACGAAGATGGACATGTGGTCTGGCAGCCCTTGCAACGATTTTCGTGGTACGGACGGAACCATCTTTCCACCGTTTCTCAACAAGGAGAAAGAAGTCTGGGTACACTCTTTAGACATTTGCCGAAGTATCGGCGCTTACTACATCGAACCAGGAAAGGTTCAAGGTATCCATGACTTCATGAGAAAATACCACCCGTTTCTAACTGATTTCTTAAATTCGCTAATTTTTCTTCGCGGGTCACGATagcataaaatttgataaccAGACgcaaaactaattaattttattgattagcAGATTCAGTTATCTTATAGTAACACtgggaaatttaaatttaaatttagtaaaCTCGGTTTATATTAATGCAaagattaattgaaaaatcaaGTTTAATTGTGAAGATGTGATACTTAAATAATGAActcaaatatttttggatcgaatatttttcaaattttacttaaGTGTCCACTCTTCGTTGATTCTGAGACACTCTACACTTAGAAACAAAAATCGCTCGGTAAGGTTCGTGCAGATTAGATGCAACATTAGATAATTTTGCAACGCAGGTTTTAAGACGCTGCACTACTCGGCGGATTTGGGCGATCCAGCTGAGGATGAGGATGTGAGGTGCCTTTGTCTCGAGTCCGAAGGATGCATGCCTAAGAATGTATATAACGCAGGGCCCTGTAAATCTGTGCCTATAAGGATAAGTCTACCTCATTTTTTAGATTCTGATCCACGATATCTCGAGTTGATCGAGGGT
This genomic stretch from Temnothorax longispinosus isolate EJ_2023e chromosome 9, Tlon_JGU_v1, whole genome shotgun sequence harbors:
- the LOC139818691 gene encoding sensory neuron membrane protein 1-like isoform X2 — translated: MVSVKRLGLAGSCTFSIGLISYSLGFPSMLKSQVKSQIRLKKGSEIRDFWEKLPQPLDFNIYVFNVTNPTEIASGSKPIVQEIGPFHYDLYRDKENIVDREEDDTAEYSLRQVWYFNQEKSIMSEEAEIYTFHPIMIAVTLIAQRDKPSAMGVISKALDSVFKKPQSIFIKTSVKDLFFNGIRFDCTDITDFAGSAVCNELKEREHILIREEGLRFRYGFLAKTNGSLLPERIRVYRGIKNYKDVGRVLSVGNETKMDMWSGSPCNDFRGTDGTIFPPFLNKEKEVWVHSLDICRSIGAYYIEPGKVQGFKTLHYSADLGDPAEDEDVRCLCLESEGCMPKNVYNAGPCKSVPIRISLPHFLDSDPRYLELIEGLNPDLEKHRMTFNFDPMTGTPIKAYKKIQFNVLVGPISKLRLMKNFPEVLFPIFWIEDGLELGDILIKPLKVAYLQIKIAKIVMWLMILGGIGMMSVAGMRYYKEKNAGNTALPDLLPGKEQNNVPQEPKITVSTIQAELVPPRID
- the LOC139819357 gene encoding uncharacterized protein isoform X3 — protein: MLVLASSAAIIVDKNSEQQSTFVKAKKHGKRGLDGLGYGLPEYQEHVYGPASAPPPPPIYEIPAPDAGHPLPEPPPPVVGHPVAAVPVPVPVAVPVTKHVPIAIPVPIHVDRAVPVAVPVPKPYPVTVEKIVHVDRPVHVPIDRPVHVPVPVPKPYPVAFEKIVHVDRPVHVAVPVHVPKPYPVPVAIHAHYKSHYGW
- the LOC139819357 gene encoding uncharacterized protein isoform X2, whose amino-acid sequence is MQPARNVIMLVLASSAAIIVDKNSEQQSTFVKAKKHGKRGLDGLGYGLPEYQEHVYGPASAPPPPPIYEIPAPDAGHPLPEPPPPVVGHPVAAVPVPVPVAVPVTKHVPIAIPVPIHVDRAVPVAVPVPKPYPVTVEKIVHVDRPVHVPIDRPVHVPVPVPKPYPVAFEKIVHVDRPVHVAVPVHVPKPYPVPVAIHAHYKSHYGW
- the LOC139818691 gene encoding sensory neuron membrane protein 1-like isoform X1 — translated: MSAQRMSAFQEFFKRLENNARRVLYRIDDAMHNPNLRRLLSFFTIGKILNIVLHVIDEYKKNMVSVKRLGLAGSCTFSIGLISYSLGFPSMLKSQVKSQIRLKKGSEIRDFWEKLPQPLDFNIYVFNVTNPTEIASGSKPIVQEIGPFHYDLYRDKENIVDREEDDTAEYSLRQVWYFNQEKSIMSEEAEIYTFHPIMIAVTLIAQRDKPSAMGVISKALDSVFKKPQSIFIKTSVKDLFFNGIRFDCTDITDFAGSAVCNELKEREHILIREEGLRFRYGFLAKTNGSLLPERIRVYRGIKNYKDVGRVLSVGNETKMDMWSGSPCNDFRGTDGTIFPPFLNKEKEVWVHSLDICRSIGAYYIEPGKVQGFKTLHYSADLGDPAEDEDVRCLCLESEGCMPKNVYNAGPCKSVPIRISLPHFLDSDPRYLELIEGLNPDLEKHRMTFNFDPMTGTPIKAYKKIQFNVLVGPISKLRLMKNFPEVLFPIFWIEDGLELGDILIKPLKVAYLQIKIAKIVMWLMILGGIGMMSVAGMRYYKEKNAGNTALPDLLPGKEQNNVPQEPKITVSTIQAELVPPRID
- the LOC139819357 gene encoding uncharacterized protein isoform X1, with protein sequence MLMPYKYIWGSRFRSELSFSSALRPVTGTLERPIMRLLLVIMLVLASSAAIIVDKNSEQQSTFVKAKKHGKRGLDGLGYGLPEYQEHVYGPASAPPPPPIYEIPAPDAGHPLPEPPPPVVGHPVAAVPVPVPVAVPVTKHVPIAIPVPIHVDRAVPVAVPVPKPYPVTVEKIVHVDRPVHVPIDRPVHVPVPVPKPYPVAFEKIVHVDRPVHVAVPVHVPKPYPVPVAIHAHYKSHYGW